A region of the Pseudarthrobacter phenanthrenivorans Sphe3 genome:
AACGTCACCCGGGAAGCGCGCGGCGATCTTCACCATGGCGTTGGATTCCTCCACGCCGGCGGACATGATGCCGCGGGGCCGGTCCTCGTAGAGGGAGTTGCCGGCGTTGATGCGGCCATTGGCGATCAGGGCTGAGGCGAGGGTGTCGCCCGGGTGGCCGGTGAACTCTTCGCCGTCCACCGTGAAGCGCCAGGAAATGGTGCGGTCGATGCGTCCGCCGGCGGCGAGGCGGGCGTTCTGGGAAGTCACTTGGTTGCTCCTTCCGGGGCGGTGGTGCTGGAGATGCTGGTGGTGGAGAGGCTGGGGGCCGCGTTTCCCGTGGTGGTGCTGTCAGCGGCGGTGCTGGCAGTGCCGGTGTCGGCGGTGACCTTGCCGGCGGCATCGGGACGGGGTGAACCCATCGGGTAGATGGCCTGGATCTCGTAGGTGACGGTGTCGCGGAGCATGTTGAACCACTGGCGGCAGCCGGTGCTGTGCAGCCAGCGCTCGGCGAATGCGCCCTTGGTGTTGTCGCGGTAGAACAGGTACTCGGCCCATTCGCGGTCGGTCAGCTCGTTCGGGTTTTCCGGGTAGGCCACGTGGGCCTGGCCGCCGTAGTGGAACTCGGTCTCGTCGCGGGAGCCGCAGTTGGGGCAGGAGATGAGCAGCATGTGCGTCTTCTTTCTAAAGTGCGTCTGGCAGCTAGTGGGCGACGGCGGCGGCGCCGTGTTCGTCGATCAGGGCGCCGGTCTCGAAGCGCTCCAGCGCGAACGGCTTGTTCAGCCTGTGCGGTTCACCCGTGGCGATGTTGTGCGCGAAGGTCATGCCGGCCGCGGGGGTGGCCTTGAAGCCGCCGGTGCCCCAGCCGCAGTTCACGAACATGTTCTCCACGGGGGTGTTGCCCACGATCGGCGAGGCGTCCAGCGTGGTGTCCACGATGCCGCCCCAGGTGCGGAGCACGTGGGCCCGTGCGAAGATCGGGAACAGCTCGACGGCGGCTGCCATCTGGTGCTCGATCACGTGGAAGGAGCCGCGCTGGCCGTAGCCGTTGTAGGAGTCAACGCCGGCGCCCATCACCAGTTCGCCCTTGTGTGCCTGTGAGACGTACACGTGCACGTGGTTGGACATGACTACGGTGGGGTGGACGGGCTCATGCAGTTCGGAAACCAGCGCCTGCAGCGGGTGGGACTGGATGGGGAGCCGGAAGCCTGCCATTTCGGCCAGGACCGAGCTGTGGCCAGCGGCGGCGAGACCCACCTTTTCGGTGTTGATGGTGCCGCGGTTGGTCTTGACGCCCACCACGCGGTTGCCGTCCTTGACGAAGCCGGTGACTTCGCAGTTCTGGATGATGTCCACGCCCATTTCGTCGCACTTCCGGGCGAAGGCCCAGGCCACGTGGTCGTGCTTGGCGATCCCCGCGCGCGGCTGGTAGGTGGCGCCCATGACGGGGTAGCGGATGTTGTCGCTGATGTTCAGGATGGGGCAGAGTTCCTTGACCTGCTTGGGATCCAGCCACTCCGCGTCAACGCCGTTGAGCTTGTTGGCGCCCACGCGCCGCATGCTTTCCCGGACGTCGCCCAGGGTGTGGGCCAGGTTCATCACGCCGCGCTGGCTGAAGAGGAAGTCGTACTCAAGCTCCTCGGGCAGGATTTCCCAGAGCTTGAGGGCGTGCTCGTAGATGGCTGCGCTCTCGTCCCAGAGGTAGTTGGAGCGGATGATGGTGGTGTTCCGGGCCATGTTGCCGCCCGCCAGCCAGCCCTTTTCCAGGACCGCGATGTTGGTCATGCCGTGGTTCTTCGCCAGGAAGTAGGCCGTGGCCAGGCCGTGCCCGCCGCCGCCCACAATCACAGCGTCGTAGGAGGACTTGGGCTCCGGGTTGCGCCAGAGGAAGGCGGGGTGCTCGGGGAGGAGGTCTGCGCTCACTGGGCTGCTCCAATCAGGTCTGCTTCGAAGGCGGCAACTTCAGTGCCGTCCTTGAGGTGGGGATACAGGGGGAACTTCTCCGCCAGGGCGGTGACGCGGGCGCGGAGTTCGACGGCGGTGCTGTCGCCCAGGGAAGTGCTCCCGGAGGCGACGCTGCCTGCCGAGGCGATCAGCGCCGTCGCGATGATGTCCGCGACCTCTGCGAATTCCTCCGCGCCGAAGCCGCGGGTGGCCAGGGCCGGGGTGCCGATCCGGAGGCCGGAGGACACCATCGGCGGGCGGGGGTCGAACGGGACAGCGTTGCGGTTCACGGTGATGCCGATCTTGTGCAGGGCGTCTTCGGCCTGCTGGCCGTCCAGTTCGGAGTTGCGCAGGTCCACCAGGACCAGGTGGACGTCGGTGCCGCCGTTGACCACGGAAATTCCTGCTGCAGCGACGTCGTCCTTGAGGAGACGCTCGGCGAGGAGCTTGGATCCCTGCAGGACGCGTTCCTGGCGTTCCTTGAACTCGGGGGAGGCGGCGAGCTTGAAGGCCACGGCCTTGGCGGCGATCACGTGCTCCAGCGGGCCGCCCTGCTGGCCGGGGAACACGGCGCTGTTGATCTTCTTGCCGTACTGCTCCTTGGCGAGGATGACGCCACCGCGGGGGCCGCCCAGGGTCTTGTGCGTGGTGGTGGTGACAACGTCGGCGTAGGGCACCGGGTTCGGGTGCAGGCCCGCTGCAACCAGTCCGGCGAAGTGGGCCATGTCCACCATGAGGTAGGCGCCAACGAGGTCGGCGATGCGGCGGAACTCGGCGAAGTCCAGCTGGCGGGAGTAGGCGGACCAGCCGGCAACGATCAGCCTGGGCCGGTGTTCCAAGGCAAGGGCCTCGACCTCGGCCATATCGATACGGAGGTCGGATTCGCTGACGTGGTACGGGACCACGTTGTAGAGCTTGCCGGAGAAGTTGATCTTCATGCCGTGGGTCAGGTGGCCGCCGTGGGCCAGGCTCAGTCCCATGATGGTGTCGCCCGGGTTCAGCAGGGCGAACATGGCGGCGGCGTTGGCCTGGGCGCCGGAGTGCGGCTGGACGTTGGCGAACTCTGCGCCGAAGAGCGCCTTGACCCGGTCGATGGCCAGCTGCTCCACAACATCCACATGCTCGCAGCCGCCGTAGTAGCGCTTGCCCGGGTAGCCCTCGGCGTACTTGTTGGTGAGGACCGAGCCCTGTGCCTCCATGACGGCGGACGGGGCGAAATTCTCGGAGGCGATCATTTCCAGCGTCGACTGCTGGCGGCCCAGCTCACTGGCGATGGCCTGCTGGACCTCAGGATCGACTACGGAAAGTCGCTCGTTCAACTGCTCAACCACGGATGCTCCTTTGAAATACCACTTGTCCAATTACTGATATATCAGTGTTGGCTCAATGGTATGATCGGGATCACAGCAGAGTCAATAGCGGGACCAAAAGCGGCGCTGAGCTACCG
Encoded here:
- a CDS encoding sarcosine oxidase subunit delta, with translation MLLISCPNCGSRDETEFHYGGQAHVAYPENPNELTDREWAEYLFYRDNTKGAFAERWLHSTGCRQWFNMLRDTVTYEIQAIYPMGSPRPDAAGKVTADTGTASTAADSTTTGNAAPSLSTTSISSTTAPEGATK
- a CDS encoding sarcosine oxidase subunit beta family protein; its protein translation is MSADLLPEHPAFLWRNPEPKSSYDAVIVGGGGHGLATAYFLAKNHGMTNIAVLEKGWLAGGNMARNTTIIRSNYLWDESAAIYEHALKLWEILPEELEYDFLFSQRGVMNLAHTLGDVRESMRRVGANKLNGVDAEWLDPKQVKELCPILNISDNIRYPVMGATYQPRAGIAKHDHVAWAFARKCDEMGVDIIQNCEVTGFVKDGNRVVGVKTNRGTINTEKVGLAAAGHSSVLAEMAGFRLPIQSHPLQALVSELHEPVHPTVVMSNHVHVYVSQAHKGELVMGAGVDSYNGYGQRGSFHVIEHQMAAAVELFPIFARAHVLRTWGGIVDTTLDASPIVGNTPVENMFVNCGWGTGGFKATPAAGMTFAHNIATGEPHRLNKPFALERFETGALIDEHGAAAVAH
- the glyA gene encoding serine hydroxymethyltransferase codes for the protein MVEQLNERLSVVDPEVQQAIASELGRQQSTLEMIASENFAPSAVMEAQGSVLTNKYAEGYPGKRYYGGCEHVDVVEQLAIDRVKALFGAEFANVQPHSGAQANAAAMFALLNPGDTIMGLSLAHGGHLTHGMKINFSGKLYNVVPYHVSESDLRIDMAEVEALALEHRPRLIVAGWSAYSRQLDFAEFRRIADLVGAYLMVDMAHFAGLVAAGLHPNPVPYADVVTTTTHKTLGGPRGGVILAKEQYGKKINSAVFPGQQGGPLEHVIAAKAVAFKLAASPEFKERQERVLQGSKLLAERLLKDDVAAAGISVVNGGTDVHLVLVDLRNSELDGQQAEDALHKIGITVNRNAVPFDPRPPMVSSGLRIGTPALATRGFGAEEFAEVADIIATALIASAGSVASGSTSLGDSTAVELRARVTALAEKFPLYPHLKDGTEVAAFEADLIGAAQ